One Littorina saxatilis isolate snail1 linkage group LG10, US_GU_Lsax_2.0, whole genome shotgun sequence DNA window includes the following coding sequences:
- the LOC138977874 gene encoding uncharacterized protein yields ERKKREKEERERRERKKERKKERKKRKKREKEERERKREKERERKKE; encoded by the exons gagagaaagaagagagagaaagaagagagagaaagaagagagagaaag aaagaaagaaagaaagagagaaagaagagaaagaagagagagaaagaagagagagagagaaagagagagaaagaaagagagagaaagaaagag